TTGTATTTTGTATACCAAAAATGGTTCTTAAATCAGACTATATAGTACAAATGAGCTATTGTAAAATTCCGTATTATCTGAAAATGGACAAAATTTGTTCGAAATTATATCGTAATCTATGTATATCTCATAAATTCATGAAATTATTATAATATAATAATGTATCTTAACTAAAATTCCGTTTATTTTATCAATCTTTTCACAAGGCTGCATAAAAATGTATTGTATTTTGTATACCGAATTACATTCCGTACGCCAATCATTTATCCGACAAAACCAAAAACGGCTGCCTTGCTTTTGGTAGCCGTTTTTTGCGATGCGCGGAAGGCTTTATCCTATCAATTCGGGAGAACCGATCGTCATAACTTAAATAAATTTATATGTTGTTTTTCATTTTTATAATCCACGCCTCGAAAATTTTATCAAAAATAAAGCCCTTGCTTTAGCAAGGACAAAAATCAACCCGTATTATTCGCCTAAATCCACATTGTGGAACACATTTTGAACATCTTCCAAATCTTCTAAAACATCAATCAACTTTTTAAATGGTACGATTGCGTCTTCAGGAAGCGTGATTTCATTTTGCGGAAGCATTGTGAGTTCCGCGACCGTAAATTCCGTTATACCCGCAATCCGGAATGCTTCTTGTACTGCGTTGAATTGGTCAGGCTCGGCATATACGATAACTGCTCCGTCCTCTTCTTGAATGTCGCGTACGTCTACATCTGCTTCCATTAATAGTTCAAGAACTTCATCGGCAGTTTTACCTTCAATACCGATGACAGCCGTTGCATCGAACATATAGGCTACAGATCCGTTTACTCCCAAGTTGCCGCCGTATTTTTTAAATGCAGCGCGTACATCGGATACCGTACGATTTACGTTATTTGTCAATGCGTCTATGATAACCATTGATCCATTTGGTCCGAAGCCTTCATAACGAAGTTCATCGTAATTTTCTTCTGAGCCGCCTTTGGCTTTTTCAATTGCACGGTCAATAATCGCTTTCGGCACATTGTACGTTTTGGCACGATCGAGTACTGCTTTTAAAGCCGGATTTGCTTCCGGATTGGGTTCACCCCGTTTAGCTGCTACATAAATCTCGATTCCAAACTTTCCATATATGCGAGCGTTATTGGCATCTTTTGACGCTTTATTTTCTTTAATATTGTTCCACTTGCGACCCACGATATTTCACTCTCTTTCAACTACAAAAAATTATAAATATGAAAAACTGCTTTTTCTACAGCTTTTCCTATTATACCTCAAATGCATGCGTTATTACGATCTCTGTCACAAAAATTATTGTGAATTTCGCCCTTTTAACAAGACTAAGTTTTATAGACGGAAGTGTCAATCGTTCAAAAGTTTTAATATAGAATCTCTTCATTGGGATTCGAATTTCATGCATTTTTACTAAACTCATAAACCACTTCTTGCAGAAGCAACGGGTAAATTGCTAAATTTTTTAGGCAATCAATCTGATTCCTTTAGTCATCTTCATAATTTCCCTTTTCTTGGTTTGACATTGCCGGCGCTAATTGCAGGAACGATTCGCCTAAAATTCCGATTCCAAACATACGTTCATTGTTTTATAATCTAAATATAGGTAATAATGGAATGTGGGATTGATTTCATTGCCAAGTATCAAACGAGACATGGCCTGAACGATTTATCAAAATTGGAGCATTATAGAAACGAATAAAAAATGAATTGGGACCCAAGGAGCTGATGTATTATGACATTGCGATTAAACCCCTATTTAGTGATGGACGGAAATGCAAAGGAAGCGATCCAATTTTACGAAAAAGCATTAGATGCCAAAGTCCTCTTTAACCAAACGTTCGGAGAGATGCCTGAAAATCCTGAATTTCCTCTGCCGGAAGATGCAAAGGAGCGCGTGGCACACGCCATGTTAAAAGTTGGCGAAACGGATCTTATGTTTTCTGATACGTTTCCAGGTCAACCCCATCAAAAGGGCAATCAGGTTACAATCTGTATTTCAACTGGCGACAAGGAAAAATCCAAACAAATTTATGCAGCCTTGCAGCAAGACGGTCAAGTGATCATGCCGCTCCAAGAAACTTTCTTTAGCCCTGCTTACGGCATTGTAACGGACAAGTTCGGTGTAACTTTCCAAATTTACACAGAGGGCCAACAGTAAATTTTAGCACCGCTGCTGCAATTGATTTGCTTACGTGAAATACTACAATAAAACGGCTCTGTTCGCATCGTTTGCGACAAAGCCGTTTCATGTAGCAATAAGTCGGATTCCTCGTTCTGGGCGATTGTCATCAGGGGCAATACCTATTAATTGATGTGTGCTGCTGTATGAATGGAATTCGGCCCTGTCTCCTCTGGGGGTAACGGATCAGCAGCATACATCGGTAGCCGTATGATTACTTCCGTTCCTCGACCGACCTTACTTTCGACCTCAATCGTGCCTTTAAAGTATTCGACTAATTGTTTTACCATGTATAGCCCGATCCCTTGACCTTCTTTTTGATTATTCAGTTTTCCGTATTTACGGAATAATCTCTTGATCTGGTGAGAACTCATACCACTTCCTTGGTCCTTTACCGACAACCGTATAAAATCACCGTCAAGTTCCACATTAACCTTTACCGCGGATCCTTCTTCACTATACTTAATCGCATTTCCGACAATATTCGACACGATGAGACGCAGCCCAATTCGGTTTGAACTCATCATTTCACTACCATGCAAGCATAGTGTATAAATCAATTGAACGCCCTGAATTCGAGACTTCACACTCATAATATCTAATATTTCCCGGATAACTGATGATGGATGGAGTGATTCTATTTGCCATAGTTCCTTATTCGATAGCATTTGTTCCGTGTGTATAATATGTTGCATTTCTTGGTCGATGGC
Above is a window of Fodinisporobacter ferrooxydans DNA encoding:
- a CDS encoding YebC/PmpR family DNA-binding transcriptional regulator → MGRKWNNIKENKASKDANNARIYGKFGIEIYVAAKRGEPNPEANPALKAVLDRAKTYNVPKAIIDRAIEKAKGGSEENYDELRYEGFGPNGSMVIIDALTNNVNRTVSDVRAAFKKYGGNLGVNGSVAYMFDATAVIGIEGKTADEVLELLMEADVDVRDIQEEDGAVIVYAEPDQFNAVQEAFRIAGITEFTVAELTMLPQNEITLPEDAIVPFKKLIDVLEDLEDVQNVFHNVDLGE
- a CDS encoding VOC family protein, with translation MTLRLNPYLVMDGNAKEAIQFYEKALDAKVLFNQTFGEMPENPEFPLPEDAKERVAHAMLKVGETDLMFSDTFPGQPHQKGNQVTICISTGDKEKSKQIYAALQQDGQVIMPLQETFFSPAYGIVTDKFGVTFQIYTEGQQ